The genomic stretch GCAGTCCGCTGCGCCGTGTAGCCCGCTACTCCGCCGCCCGGATGGATAGGAAGAAACAGCAATGGCAAGAGTGAAGAGGGCCGTCAACGCCCACAAGAAGCGTCGCGTCATCCTCGAGCGAGCCTCGGGCTACCGCGGTCAGCGGTCGCGCCTTTACCGCAAGGCGAAGGAGCAGGTCACCCACTCCCTCGTCTACTCGTACCGCGACCGCCGCGCCAAGAAGGGCGAGTTCCGTCGCCTCTGGATCCAGCGCATCAACGCCGCGTCCCGTGCGAACGGCCTGACCTACAACCGCTTCGTCCAGGGCCTCGCCCTGGC from Rathayibacter rathayi encodes the following:
- the rplT gene encoding 50S ribosomal protein L20 is translated as MARVKRAVNAHKKRRVILERASGYRGQRSRLYRKAKEQVTHSLVYSYRDRRAKKGEFRRLWIQRINAASRANGLTYNRFVQGLALAGVQVDRRILADLAITEPATFASLVATAKGALPADTSAPKAAA